From the genome of Streptomyces sp. NBC_01317, one region includes:
- a CDS encoding MbtH family protein, whose product MSSSNPFENPEGVYSVLVNDEGQHSLWPDFAEIPAGWTRTHGPTTRESCLTYIEENWTDLRPKSLTL is encoded by the coding sequence ATGAGCAGCAGCAACCCGTTCGAGAACCCCGAGGGCGTCTACTCGGTCCTGGTCAACGACGAGGGCCAGCACAGCCTGTGGCCGGACTTCGCGGAGATCCCGGCGGGCTGGACGAGGACCCACGGCCCGACGACCCGCGAGTCGTGCCTGACGTACATCGAAGAGAACTGGACGGACCTCCGCCCGAAGAGCCTGACCCTCTGA